From a region of the Microterricola gilva genome:
- a CDS encoding DNA polymerase Y family protein, translating into MPESTQLGSEKLSRTIVLWLPDWPITAAIQAAADEDGADDERPLALIEHGLVFACSPAARAAGVQRGLKLREAQSRCTDLLVLPYDPAHDARAYEPILARLEQLVPGVQLMRPGTSAIRARGPVRFYGGEEQAAAALLDGLTVQGLLGAAGARVGIADGPFAAEQAARATSATHPVRLIPSGQSAAFLAPFPIGILVDTRMATLLRRLGVSTLGEFAALPAVDVHRRFGAIGAEAHALAGAADGRVVVARALPKDFDAVIEFEPALEQVEQVAFGIRAAADEFVAALTRSRLVCTAIQVQLVSERGSVSERSWLHPRWFTGADVVDRVRWQLQGAASASSASPASAEKGLRSGIVRVRVSPERVDSTGNHEQGLWGTGPDERIHHGLTRVQSMLGHEGVGTAVIAGGRLLAERTVFVPWGDAPPAAAPGSTGAPWPGSLPPVAPATVYSTRQQVTVLDEHGDGLDVDARGMLSGSPATLRIGEQLARGVSAWAGPWPVVERWWDAASARRLYRFQVVDSSGMAWLLAYEINDAAIDSGTDALWWAEAKYD; encoded by the coding sequence ATGCCCGAATCGACACAACTCGGCTCGGAGAAGCTCAGCCGGACCATCGTGCTCTGGCTGCCTGACTGGCCGATCACCGCGGCCATTCAGGCCGCCGCGGATGAGGACGGCGCAGATGACGAGCGCCCGCTCGCGCTGATCGAACACGGTCTGGTCTTCGCCTGCTCCCCCGCCGCGCGCGCAGCCGGGGTGCAGCGCGGACTCAAACTGCGCGAGGCGCAGTCCCGCTGCACCGATCTGCTCGTGCTGCCCTACGACCCAGCGCACGATGCGCGGGCCTACGAACCGATTCTCGCGCGGCTGGAGCAGCTGGTTCCCGGCGTGCAGCTGATGCGGCCTGGCACCAGTGCGATCCGGGCCCGCGGGCCCGTTCGCTTCTACGGCGGGGAGGAGCAGGCTGCTGCCGCCCTGCTCGACGGCCTGACGGTGCAGGGCCTGCTCGGGGCGGCCGGCGCACGCGTCGGCATCGCCGACGGCCCATTCGCGGCAGAGCAGGCGGCCCGCGCGACGAGCGCCACCCACCCAGTGCGCCTGATCCCCTCCGGTCAGTCCGCCGCCTTCCTCGCGCCATTCCCGATCGGGATCCTGGTCGACACCCGCATGGCCACGCTGCTCAGGCGCCTCGGCGTGAGCACCCTGGGCGAGTTCGCCGCACTGCCGGCCGTCGATGTGCACCGGCGTTTCGGCGCGATCGGGGCGGAGGCCCACGCCCTGGCCGGGGCGGCGGACGGGCGCGTCGTCGTCGCCAGGGCCCTGCCGAAAGACTTCGATGCGGTGATCGAGTTCGAGCCGGCACTGGAACAGGTCGAGCAGGTCGCGTTCGGCATCCGTGCTGCTGCGGACGAGTTCGTGGCAGCACTGACCCGTTCCCGCCTCGTCTGCACGGCCATCCAGGTGCAGCTCGTCAGCGAACGCGGCAGCGTCTCAGAGCGCAGCTGGCTGCACCCGCGCTGGTTCACCGGCGCCGACGTCGTCGACCGGGTGCGCTGGCAGCTGCAGGGCGCGGCATCGGCCTCGTCCGCGTCCCCGGCTTCGGCGGAGAAGGGCCTGCGCTCCGGCATCGTGCGGGTGCGGGTGAGCCCGGAGCGGGTGGATTCGACGGGCAACCACGAGCAGGGGCTGTGGGGAACGGGCCCGGATGAGCGCATCCACCACGGGCTCACCCGGGTACAGAGCATGCTCGGCCACGAGGGCGTCGGAACGGCGGTGATCGCCGGCGGGCGCCTGCTCGCCGAGCGCACCGTGTTCGTGCCGTGGGGCGACGCGCCACCCGCCGCAGCGCCAGGCTCGACCGGTGCGCCGTGGCCGGGCAGCCTGCCCCCGGTCGCTCCGGCGACCGTGTACAGCACCAGGCAGCAGGTGACCGTGCTCGACGAGCACGGCGACGGCCTCGACGTCGACGCCCGCGGCATGTTGAGCGGCTCACCGGCGACCTTGCGCATCGGCGAGCAGCTGGCACGGGGTGTCAGCGCGTGGGCTGGCCCGTGGCCGGTCGTCGAACGCTGGTGGGATGCCGCATCCGCCCGCCGTCTGTACCGCTTCCAGGTCGTCGACTCCAGCGGCATGGCCTGGCTGCTCGCCTATGAGATCAACGACGCGGCGATCGACAGCGGCACCGACGCCCTGTGGTGGGCGGAAGCGAAGTACGACTGA
- a CDS encoding slipin family protein, whose product MIVQIIILIVVIALALVLFFLSVKVVKQYERGVVLRFGRLHATKEPGLRFIIPVVDVMHRVSFRIVTLPIQSQGIISRDNVSVGVSAVAYYRVVDPVKSVLAIEDVGAAIDQIAQTTLRKVIGQHTLDETLAETETLNINIREILDHNTLDWGVEVTLVELKDILLPDSMKRAMARQAEAEREKRAKIINAEGEALAAAALGDASDVMMAHPVALQLRNLQSLVEIGVDKNTVVVFPAPLMSTIAELGTFLAREAEAGSGGATAAPTVPHALPEAV is encoded by the coding sequence ATGATCGTCCAGATCATCATTCTCATCGTCGTCATCGCTCTCGCGCTGGTGCTCTTCTTCCTGTCGGTGAAGGTCGTCAAGCAGTATGAGCGCGGAGTCGTGCTGCGCTTCGGGCGCCTGCACGCAACGAAGGAGCCCGGCCTGCGGTTCATCATTCCGGTCGTTGACGTGATGCACCGGGTCTCGTTCCGCATCGTCACCCTGCCCATTCAGTCACAGGGCATCATCTCGCGCGACAACGTCAGCGTCGGGGTGTCCGCCGTCGCCTATTACCGCGTCGTCGACCCGGTGAAGTCGGTGCTTGCAATCGAGGATGTCGGCGCCGCCATCGATCAGATCGCCCAGACCACCCTGCGCAAGGTCATCGGCCAGCACACCCTGGACGAGACCCTGGCCGAGACGGAGACCCTGAACATCAACATCCGCGAGATTCTTGACCACAACACGCTCGATTGGGGCGTCGAGGTCACCCTCGTCGAGCTGAAGGACATCCTGCTGCCTGACTCGATGAAGCGGGCGATGGCCAGGCAGGCAGAGGCCGAACGCGAGAAGCGGGCCAAGATCATCAACGCGGAGGGTGAAGCGCTCGCCGCCGCGGCGCTCGGGGACGCCTCCGACGTCATGATGGCGCATCCGGTCGCCCTGCAGCTGCGCAATCTGCAGAGCCTTGTCGAGATCGGCGTCGACAAGAACACCGTCGTCGTCTTCCCCGCACCGCTGATGAGCACCATCGCCGAGCTGGGGACCTTCCTGGCGAGAGAGGCAGAGGCCGGCTCGGGCGGGGCGACCGCGGCGCCGACGGTTCCGCACGCGCTGCCGGAGGCCGTGTGA
- a CDS encoding M20/M25/M40 family metallo-hydrolase: MVQPGDSSADNFSELDATALIARDLIRFDTSNYGEGRANGETEAAEYMAEHLRALGLKPELFEADPGRTSVVARVRGRNADKPALVVHGHLDVVPADPANWSVDPFGGEIKDGLLWGRGAVDMKNMDAMIITALQDILGAGTQPERDLVVAFFADEEAGGVQGSHHLVQNHPELFAGATEAISEVGGYSISIGDKRSYLLQTGEKALLWIKLVARGRAAHGSRLIHDNAITKLAEAVAKLGRREWPIKLTDTTTLLLGEIARILDADPQRVGPDELALATGSASGFLLASLRTTTNPTLLSAGYKHNVIPDLAEALIDIRTLPGEEEAVLAEVQEIVGPDIEIVIMHRDIGLETPFSGGLVDAVTDTLHRHDPGAPVLPYLLSGGTDNKALSLLGITGYGFAPLKLPAELDFPAMFHGVDERVPLDALVFGRRVLGDLLLNY; encoded by the coding sequence ATGGTCCAACCCGGTGATTCGTCCGCTGACAACTTTTCTGAACTCGATGCAACAGCGCTCATCGCGCGGGATCTCATCCGCTTCGACACCTCGAACTACGGCGAGGGCAGGGCGAACGGCGAGACCGAGGCCGCCGAGTACATGGCAGAGCATTTGCGCGCGCTCGGGCTGAAGCCGGAACTGTTCGAGGCCGATCCCGGCCGCACGAGCGTCGTCGCCCGCGTTCGTGGGCGCAACGCGGACAAGCCGGCGCTCGTCGTGCACGGCCACCTCGACGTCGTTCCGGCCGATCCGGCCAACTGGTCTGTCGACCCATTCGGTGGAGAGATCAAGGACGGCCTGCTCTGGGGTCGTGGCGCCGTCGACATGAAGAACATGGATGCCATGATCATCACCGCGCTGCAGGACATCCTCGGCGCAGGCACTCAGCCGGAGCGCGACCTCGTCGTCGCGTTCTTCGCCGACGAGGAGGCCGGGGGAGTCCAGGGCTCCCACCACCTCGTCCAGAACCACCCGGAACTCTTCGCCGGCGCAACGGAGGCGATCAGCGAGGTCGGAGGATACTCGATCTCGATCGGTGACAAGCGCTCCTACCTGCTGCAGACGGGCGAGAAGGCGCTGCTGTGGATCAAGCTCGTCGCGCGCGGTCGCGCGGCACACGGATCCCGCCTGATCCACGACAACGCCATCACCAAGCTGGCAGAGGCCGTCGCGAAGCTCGGCCGTCGGGAGTGGCCGATCAAGCTCACCGACACGACAACCCTGTTGCTCGGCGAGATCGCGCGGATCCTCGATGCCGACCCGCAGCGCGTCGGGCCGGACGAGCTCGCGCTGGCCACGGGCTCGGCATCCGGATTCCTGCTGGCATCGCTCCGCACGACGACGAACCCGACACTGCTCAGCGCCGGCTACAAGCACAACGTCATCCCCGACCTGGCCGAGGCCCTCATCGACATCCGCACCCTGCCGGGTGAGGAGGAGGCCGTTCTGGCCGAGGTGCAGGAGATCGTCGGGCCGGATATCGAGATCGTGATCATGCATCGCGACATCGGCCTCGAGACGCCGTTCAGCGGCGGGCTGGTCGACGCCGTCACCGACACGCTGCACCGGCACGACCCCGGCGCCCCCGTTCTGCCCTACCTGCTCTCCGGTGGAACCGACAACAAGGCGCTCAGCCTGCTCGGCATCACCGGCTATGGGTTCGCGCCGCTCAAGCTGCCGGCCGAGCTCGATTTCCCTGCGATGTTCCATGGAGTCGACGAGCGCGTTCCGCTCGACGCATTAGTCTTTGGCAGGCGGGTTCTCGGTGACCTGCTTCTGAACTACTAG
- a CDS encoding undecaprenyl-diphosphate phosphatase, which produces MDLINAIILGLVQGLTEFLPISSSAHLSIVGSFLGTGEDPGARFTAITQIGTELAVVIFFWRDIVRIIARWAQSIAGKIPRNDPDARMGWLIIIGSLPIAILGIVFKDQIETTLRNLWITATMLIVFGILLGIADYVGAKKRKLDQLTYPHGVAFGFAQALALVPGVSRSGGTITMGLFLGYERAAAARYAFLLAIPAVFGSGFYQVYNSITDPCVAGASGCLPEVFGPFETLVATVIAFFVALVVIAFFMSYISKRSFLPFVIYRILLGGLLFWFLGAGVIAA; this is translated from the coding sequence TTGGATCTCATCAACGCCATCATCCTGGGTCTCGTGCAGGGGCTCACCGAGTTCCTGCCGATCTCCTCGAGCGCCCACCTCAGCATCGTCGGTTCCTTCCTCGGCACCGGAGAAGACCCGGGGGCGCGGTTCACGGCGATCACTCAGATCGGCACGGAACTTGCCGTTGTGATCTTCTTCTGGCGCGACATCGTGCGCATCATCGCGCGCTGGGCGCAGTCGATCGCAGGCAAGATCCCGCGCAACGACCCGGATGCCCGCATGGGCTGGCTGATCATCATCGGCTCGCTGCCGATCGCGATCCTCGGCATCGTGTTCAAGGATCAGATCGAGACGACGTTGCGCAACCTCTGGATCACCGCGACGATGCTGATCGTCTTCGGCATCCTGCTCGGCATCGCCGATTACGTCGGGGCCAAGAAGCGCAAGCTCGACCAACTCACCTACCCGCACGGCGTCGCATTCGGCTTCGCCCAGGCGCTCGCCCTTGTGCCCGGCGTCTCGCGTTCAGGCGGCACCATCACGATGGGCCTCTTCCTCGGCTACGAGCGCGCAGCAGCGGCCCGCTACGCCTTCCTGTTGGCGATCCCCGCCGTGTTCGGCAGCGGTTTCTACCAGGTCTACAACTCGATCACCGATCCGTGCGTCGCGGGTGCCAGCGGCTGCCTCCCCGAGGTGTTCGGCCCGTTCGAGACCCTGGTCGCCACCGTCATCGCCTTCTTCGTCGCGCTCGTCGTGATCGCGTTCTTCATGAGCTACATCTCCAAGCGCAGCTTCCTGCCCTTCGTGATCTACCGCATCCTGCTCGGCGGGCTGCTCTTCTGGTTCCTCGGCGCCGGCGTGATCGCGGCCTGA
- a CDS encoding alpha/beta fold hydrolase, protein MTDRDLRTNPFALPDAEQPRVGHYAVGGCALYAETRGTGQPILLIGASSDDAEMFRPIAERLGGFTVVSYDRRGTLRSGREGWPCDSARHADDAAGLIGALGLARVDVFGASAGAIVAVQLALRHPRLVRRVFAYEPGYLRYSASGTALRRNGTTSVDRHLAAHPGDWSGAMGAASRGLLDDPPGLGWYGERGLALAENFVSDDIPASGELADLDALDASGVEVRFAYGSASHPAFREIAAALSRRAPDRIEGAGHVAFHTPEIIADYLRLRCA, encoded by the coding sequence ATGACGGATCGGGATCTCCGAACCAACCCATTCGCGCTGCCTGACGCCGAGCAGCCACGCGTCGGCCACTACGCCGTCGGCGGCTGCGCGCTCTATGCGGAGACGCGCGGTACCGGGCAGCCGATCCTCCTGATCGGGGCCTCGAGCGATGACGCCGAGATGTTCCGACCCATCGCCGAACGGCTGGGCGGCTTCACCGTCGTGAGCTACGACCGCCGCGGGACGCTCCGCAGCGGTCGCGAGGGCTGGCCGTGCGATTCGGCCAGGCACGCGGATGACGCGGCCGGGCTGATCGGGGCGCTCGGGCTCGCGCGCGTCGACGTGTTCGGGGCGTCGGCTGGCGCAATCGTCGCAGTGCAGCTGGCGCTGCGGCATCCGCGTCTCGTCCGGCGGGTGTTCGCGTACGAGCCGGGCTATCTGCGCTACTCGGCATCCGGCACCGCGCTCAGGCGAAACGGGACGACATCCGTTGACCGCCACCTGGCGGCTCACCCCGGCGACTGGTCAGGGGCGATGGGCGCAGCATCGCGCGGGCTGCTCGATGACCCGCCAGGTCTCGGCTGGTACGGAGAGCGCGGCCTGGCGCTCGCCGAGAACTTCGTCAGCGATGACATCCCTGCCAGCGGCGAACTCGCCGACCTCGACGCGCTCGACGCCTCCGGCGTCGAGGTGCGCTTCGCCTACGGCAGCGCCTCACATCCCGCGTTCCGCGAGATTGCCGCGGCGCTGAGCAGGCGCGCCCCCGATCGGATCGAGGGCGCCGGCCACGTCGCATTCCACACGCCGGAGATCATCGCCGACTACCTCAGGCTGCGCTGCGCCTGA
- a CDS encoding proteasome assembly chaperone family protein — protein MSGDVSVTTGSRILGGRILVVAFEGWNDAGEAASGAVRSLKEELELTEIFAVDPELYFDYQFNRPTIGIDDDGKRSLTWPSTVLYGPSVPGEPSESLAADAEMQVSGANDGNIYLLLGTEPSRTWKGFTAEVIDAALAADIGGIVFLGAMLADVPHTRPISIFTSSDNAEVRAELDIERSNYEGPIGILSVIADAAERVGIPTLSIWASVPHYVHHAPSPKAMLALIDKLEELTDVTIPRGDLVSEAAVWEASINDLASDDEEMASYIVQLEQARDTVDSPEASGEAIAQEFERYLRKSNTDGKAGDGKADGRDGKPGDEPWRPQA, from the coding sequence ATGAGCGGAGACGTTTCGGTGACGACGGGCAGCAGAATCCTGGGTGGTCGCATCTTGGTGGTCGCGTTCGAGGGCTGGAACGACGCCGGCGAGGCGGCATCCGGTGCGGTTCGCTCGTTGAAGGAGGAGCTCGAGCTCACCGAGATCTTCGCCGTTGACCCCGAGCTGTACTTCGACTACCAGTTCAACCGTCCGACGATCGGAATCGACGACGACGGCAAGCGCTCGCTGACCTGGCCGAGCACGGTGCTGTACGGCCCGAGCGTTCCGGGCGAGCCGAGCGAATCGCTGGCGGCGGATGCCGAGATGCAGGTGAGCGGGGCCAACGACGGCAACATCTACCTGCTGCTCGGAACCGAGCCGTCCCGCACCTGGAAGGGTTTCACCGCCGAGGTCATCGACGCCGCCCTCGCGGCCGACATCGGCGGGATCGTCTTCCTCGGAGCGATGCTCGCCGATGTGCCGCACACGCGGCCGATCTCGATCTTCACCTCAAGCGACAACGCGGAGGTGCGTGCAGAGCTCGACATCGAGCGCAGCAACTACGAGGGGCCGATCGGCATCCTCAGCGTCATCGCCGATGCCGCAGAGCGGGTCGGCATCCCGACGCTCTCCATCTGGGCCTCCGTGCCCCACTACGTGCACCACGCCCCGTCGCCGAAGGCGATGCTCGCCCTGATCGACAAGCTTGAGGAGCTGACGGACGTCACGATCCCGCGCGGTGACCTCGTCAGCGAGGCGGCCGTCTGGGAGGCCAGCATCAACGACCTCGCCAGTGACGACGAGGAGATGGCGTCGTACATCGTGCAGCTGGAGCAGGCCCGCGACACGGTGGACTCCCCTGAGGCCAGCGGCGAGGCAATCGCGCAGGAGTTCGAGCGTTACCTTCGCAAGAGCAACACGGACGGCAAGGCCGGAGACGGCAAAGCCGACGGGCGCGACGGCAAACCGGGCGATGAACCGTGGCGGCCACAGGCGTAG
- a CDS encoding HAD family hydrolase, protein MTTHSPAAVLWDMDGTIVDTEPYWMQAETELVTSFGGVWTHEDGLQMVGNGLSVSAVILQKAGVRLEADEIIARLTARVEELLVSEGVPWRPGARELLAELRELQIPTALVTMSMSSMAERIVELIGFRAFDVIVAGDHVENPKPHPEAYLRAAALLDVPIEHCVAFEDSVPGVASAAASGAVTIAVPHIITLPEDPSYTLWATLAERTLADIATVFVENISDSEVVTP, encoded by the coding sequence GTGACTACACACTCTCCTGCCGCCGTTCTCTGGGACATGGATGGCACCATCGTCGACACCGAGCCGTACTGGATGCAAGCCGAAACGGAGCTTGTGACGAGCTTCGGCGGTGTCTGGACGCACGAGGACGGCCTGCAGATGGTCGGCAACGGGCTCAGCGTCTCTGCCGTCATCCTGCAGAAGGCCGGCGTGCGGCTCGAGGCCGACGAAATCATCGCCAGGCTCACCGCTCGTGTCGAGGAGCTGCTTGTCTCCGAGGGCGTTCCGTGGCGGCCGGGGGCGCGCGAGCTCCTCGCCGAGCTGCGCGAGCTGCAGATCCCCACCGCTCTCGTCACGATGTCGATGTCGTCGATGGCCGAGCGGATCGTCGAACTCATCGGCTTCCGCGCCTTCGACGTCATCGTCGCCGGTGACCACGTCGAGAACCCCAAGCCACACCCCGAGGCGTACCTGCGCGCCGCGGCACTCCTCGACGTGCCGATCGAGCACTGCGTCGCCTTCGAGGACTCCGTCCCCGGTGTGGCCAGCGCCGCGGCATCCGGAGCGGTCACCATCGCCGTTCCGCACATCATCACGCTCCCGGAAGACCCCAGCTACACGCTCTGGGCGACCCTGGCCGAGCGCACACTTGCCGACATCGCCACCGTGTTTGTCGAGAACATCTCCGATTCAGAAGTGGTGACCCCATGA
- a CDS encoding tRNA (adenine-N1)-methyltransferase has translation MTELSAAKPQGDQPASLPQNSGPFRAGDRVQLTGPKGKLNTFMLEPGKVFHSHRGLLAHDSIIGQPDGSIVVNNVGIEHLALRPLLNDFVMGMPRGAAIIYPKDAQAIIGLADIFPGATVVEAGVGSGALSLWLLRAIGPSGTLKSFERREDFATVARGNAATFFGYDPENWSITLGDLSDALPEVTEPGSVDRVVLDMLAPWECLSAVSLALKPGGVLLCYVATVTQLSRVAEAIRATGDYTNPDSSETMVRGWHVEGLAVRPDHRMIGHTGFLLTARRLAPGAVLPELKRRPSKTDFSDEDVELWTPGSLGERSVSPKSLRKRVRAATASAELSKARDADDAEPEAEAD, from the coding sequence ATGACCGAACTTTCCGCAGCCAAGCCCCAGGGCGACCAGCCGGCCAGCCTCCCGCAGAACAGCGGCCCGTTCCGCGCGGGTGACCGCGTGCAGCTCACCGGGCCCAAGGGCAAGCTGAACACCTTCATGCTCGAGCCCGGCAAGGTCTTCCACAGCCACCGCGGTCTGCTTGCGCACGACTCCATCATCGGTCAGCCGGACGGCTCCATCGTCGTCAACAACGTCGGCATCGAGCACCTGGCGCTGCGCCCGCTGCTCAACGACTTCGTCATGGGGATGCCGCGCGGCGCCGCCATCATCTACCCGAAGGACGCCCAGGCGATCATCGGCCTCGCCGACATCTTCCCCGGGGCGACGGTCGTCGAGGCCGGCGTCGGGTCCGGCGCGCTCTCGCTCTGGCTGCTGCGCGCCATCGGGCCGAGCGGAACGCTCAAGTCCTTCGAACGTCGTGAAGACTTCGCAACGGTCGCCCGTGGCAACGCGGCCACCTTCTTCGGCTACGACCCCGAGAACTGGTCGATCACCCTCGGCGACCTCTCCGACGCCCTGCCAGAGGTCACGGAGCCAGGCAGCGTCGACCGCGTCGTGCTCGACATGCTCGCCCCCTGGGAGTGCCTGTCCGCGGTCTCGCTCGCCCTCAAGCCGGGCGGCGTGCTGCTCTGCTACGTGGCCACCGTCACCCAGCTCTCCCGTGTCGCGGAGGCGATCCGCGCGACAGGCGACTACACGAACCCCGATTCGAGCGAGACGATGGTGCGCGGCTGGCACGTCGAGGGCCTGGCCGTGCGCCCGGACCACCGCATGATCGGGCACACCGGATTCCTCCTCACCGCTCGCCGCCTCGCTCCTGGAGCGGTGCTTCCCGAGCTCAAGCGCCGGCCGTCCAAGACCGACTTCAGCGACGAAGACGTCGAGCTGTGGACGCCGGGCAGCCTCGGTGAGCGCAGCGTCAGCCCCAAGAGCCTGCGCAAGCGCGTGCGCGCCGCAACGGCCAGCGCAGAGCTCTCCAAGGCGCGCGATGCCGACGACGCCGAGCCCGAGGCTGAGGCTGACTAA
- a CDS encoding FKBP-type peptidyl-prolyl cis-trans isomerase — protein sequence MRKIPALLISAGLLAVSLTACAPSTGPGCESAVPSGESSTIVKVSGDEGAKPTVDFPTPLKVSSTERTVVREGEGPGTVEGQQISIDWSVYNGTSGELIEQSAYDGSQALSFALVDGKLMPGVQQGLLCATEGSRVTLVVPPEDAFGEAGNPQLGVAPEDSLVFVIDVNRSYLPRANGTPKAAAEGMPAVVLDANGVPGITIPSAAAPTDLQVAVLKQGDGETIEEGDQVVVHYTGVLWDTKKVFDSSWSRGAPAVFAAAPGSETVQNGVITGFADALIGQQVGSQIIAVIPPELGYGEQGNGAVPPNSTLVFVVDILGIS from the coding sequence GTGCGCAAGATCCCCGCACTGCTCATCTCCGCCGGCTTGCTCGCCGTGAGCCTGACCGCCTGCGCGCCCAGCACGGGCCCCGGCTGCGAGAGCGCGGTGCCGTCTGGCGAGTCGTCGACGATCGTGAAGGTCAGCGGCGACGAGGGCGCCAAGCCCACGGTCGACTTCCCGACCCCGCTCAAGGTCTCCAGCACCGAGCGCACCGTTGTGCGCGAGGGCGAGGGGCCCGGCACGGTCGAGGGCCAGCAGATCAGCATCGACTGGAGCGTCTACAACGGCACGAGCGGCGAGCTCATCGAGCAGTCGGCGTACGACGGTTCACAGGCCCTCTCGTTCGCGCTGGTCGACGGCAAGCTGATGCCTGGCGTGCAGCAGGGCCTGCTCTGTGCCACGGAGGGTTCCCGCGTCACGCTCGTCGTTCCGCCTGAAGACGCATTCGGGGAGGCAGGCAACCCGCAGCTGGGCGTCGCACCCGAGGATTCCCTCGTCTTCGTCATCGACGTGAACCGCAGCTACCTGCCGCGCGCGAACGGCACCCCGAAGGCCGCCGCAGAGGGCATGCCTGCCGTCGTCCTCGACGCGAACGGTGTTCCCGGCATCACGATCCCCTCCGCAGCCGCCCCGACCGACCTCCAGGTCGCCGTGCTCAAGCAGGGCGACGGCGAGACGATCGAAGAGGGCGACCAGGTCGTCGTGCACTACACCGGTGTGCTCTGGGACACCAAGAAGGTCTTCGACTCCAGCTGGAGCCGCGGCGCCCCAGCGGTCTTCGCGGCGGCCCCCGGTTCGGAGACGGTGCAGAACGGTGTCATCACCGGCTTCGCCGACGCGCTCATCGGCCAGCAGGTCGGTTCCCAGATCATTGCCGTGATCCCGCCCGAGCTCGGCTACGGGGAGCAGGGCAACGGCGCTGTGCCGCCGAACTCGACCCTCGTCTTCGTCGTCGACATCCTCGGCATCTCCTAG
- a CDS encoding helix-turn-helix transcriptional regulator, whose amino-acid sequence MDASAVSVEERLFSLVLALLASEQGLGKAEILSTVQGYRQRYVLGGNNASLERQFERDKDDIRELGIPLETLDSPERPGDTQAARYRIPKALYELPADITFSSEEITLLGLAAAVWREGSLSEDSRRAITKLRSLGIDTDDAVIGYAPRLRVREAAFTPLTQALDRHQRVRFLYLKPGQKKPLLRTVEPRALVVHEGRWHLTAFDQRARAPRTFLLSRIVGAVEVVAGAPFEVPGPGQAENSLAELERVWQGNVATLRVLAGSDAELRLAKRPGSTTTRTGEADMWEYAVHFTDLDIFADELSGFGPEVLVLSPAPLRQAVRHRLIQVRELHAGAGA is encoded by the coding sequence ATGGACGCCAGCGCGGTCTCGGTCGAGGAGCGGCTGTTCAGCCTGGTCCTGGCCCTGCTCGCGAGCGAGCAGGGCCTCGGCAAGGCCGAGATCCTCTCCACGGTGCAGGGTTACCGCCAGCGCTATGTGCTCGGCGGCAACAACGCGAGCCTCGAGCGCCAGTTCGAGCGCGACAAGGACGACATCCGCGAGCTCGGGATCCCGCTGGAGACGCTCGACTCGCCCGAGCGGCCAGGCGACACCCAGGCCGCCAGGTACCGGATCCCCAAGGCGCTCTACGAGCTGCCGGCCGACATCACCTTCTCATCGGAGGAGATCACTCTGCTCGGGCTCGCAGCAGCCGTGTGGCGCGAGGGCTCGCTCTCCGAGGATTCCCGCCGCGCGATCACCAAGCTCCGTTCCCTCGGCATCGACACGGATGACGCCGTCATCGGTTACGCACCGCGGCTGCGTGTGCGTGAGGCCGCGTTCACGCCGCTGACCCAGGCACTCGACCGGCACCAGCGTGTGCGCTTCCTCTACCTGAAGCCGGGGCAGAAGAAGCCGTTGCTGCGCACCGTCGAACCGCGCGCCCTCGTCGTTCACGAGGGGCGCTGGCACCTCACCGCCTTCGACCAGCGGGCCAGGGCGCCGCGCACGTTCCTGCTCTCGCGCATCGTCGGGGCCGTCGAGGTTGTTGCAGGCGCCCCGTTCGAGGTGCCTGGCCCCGGGCAGGCCGAGAACTCGCTCGCCGAACTCGAGCGCGTGTGGCAGGGCAACGTCGCAACGCTCCGAGTACTCGCCGGCAGCGACGCAGAGCTGCGCCTGGCGAAGCGGCCTGGCAGCACGACGACCAGAACGGGGGAGGCAGACATGTGGGAGTATGCGGTGCACTTCACCGACCTCGACATCTTCGCCGATGAGCTCAGCGGCTTCGGCCCGGAGGTTCTCGTGCTCTCCCCGGCGCCGCTGCGTCAGGCCGTGCGGCACCGCCTGATCCAGGTGCGCGAGCTGCACGCGGGGGCTGGCGCATGA